The region AATACGGAAGCCTGGTTTTCCTGCGTCTCGGTTGACGCAGAAGACGACGATGTAAGTTACCAGTTCAGTTGGGGCGACGGAACGTGCGGAGAATGGAGTGAGTGGACCCCCCCCGGGCTTGAGTACTCAGAGACGCATTCTTATACCGACACCGGGATATTCAACGTGACCTGTCGAGCCCGGGACGAAAAGCACGAAACTGGTTGGACCGACTCCCTCACGGTCAGAGTGTATGACTACGCACCCTTCGTGCCTCACCGTCCTTCAGGACCGGATACGGTCTTAGTTGGAGACACGGTCCTGTTTCTCGGTTGCGGCGACCATCCACTCGGCGAGCGCATCGCACTGCAGTTCGACTGGGGTGACACCCTTGGTGAATGGAGCGGCCTTGAAGCGCCGAGAACCTGGGTGAAGATGTCTCATGTGTACTGGCAGGGCGGTGTCTTTGCAGTACGGGCAAGGGCCCGGGACAGCCTGGAGCACATCACTGATTGGTCAAAGCCGGAAACGGTACTGGTCGTTGACTCCTTCGGTCCTACCGCACTGCCGGCGGCGACTGGAAAATGAACGACAGAAGATGAGCAATGGAGGCAATATGGGTCGTGCAATCATAGTTGGTTTGACGGTACTCGTAACCGCGACTTTCGCGGCCGGAGTGCCGGAAGAGAAGGAGATGACGGTTAAGGTATTCGTCGCGCCGGAGCAGATCGCTCCGATTGCCGACAAGGTGCTGGAGTTCTACGACGTAACACCGGAGTTCTTTACCGGCGGAGTTCTTGAATCTTCGTACCAAGAACTGGTAAGACAGGGATACCGGATTGAAGTGCTGGTTCCTGACGTCCGGGCAAGGGCAAAGGAACTCGACGCTTTCTTTCACACCTACGAACAGATTCGGGACACCTGGGCAATAATCGCTCAAGCTCATCCTAACATCTGCCTGCTTGATACTATCGGCACTTCTGCAGGCGGCAAATTGATGCTAGCAATGAAGGTTTCGGACAATCCAGGCGTGATGGAGATGGAGCCGCGCATCTGCTTTGACTTTACGATCCACGGTAACGAGAACAACGGCACCGAAATCGCACACTGGGTGCTGCTCCAACTCGTCAACGGGTACGGATCAGACCCGGACATCACACGCTGGGTCAACAACCGCGAGATTTGGCTTCTGCCGATTGTCAACCCGGACGGACTCATATCGCGGAGTCGGACCAACAGTCACGGCGTGGACTTGAATCGCAACTACGGCTATTCTTGGAACGGCGGCGGCCCAAGCGTATTCTCTGAACCGGAAATCCAGTCTTTGTACTTTCTGGGCCGCGACAATCCGATGGCAATGTGGAGCCAGTACCACTCCGGGACCAAGATGGCGATGTGGCCCTGGGGTTATACTCAGCTTGCGACGATGGATTCTGTGGTTCACCAGTACGAAATGGTCCGCTACAGCCAAATCACTGGCTATCCCTACTGCCAGATATCGCGTGGGCTGTACCCGGTGAACGGCGGTTCGACCGACTGGTACTACGGTGCAACCGGCGCCCAGGGGTACGGTATCGAGGTATGTAACGGACAACCCAGTCAGCCGAGTGAAATTGATACAATAAACCGTGCAAACTGGTCGGCGATGAAGGAGATGATCCAGCGCGTGATGTGGGGCATCAGCGGCAGGGTGACTGATAGCCTGACCGGACAACCGGTTGATGCCCTCGTCTCGGTCAACCCGCCGGACTGGTTCACCTACACCGATTCGATCGGTTACTTCCACAAGAACCTGCACGCCGGAACCTACAGCGTAACGGTATCAGCCAACGGCTACGTTACCAAGACATTCACTGGTGTGACTGTACCGCCTGATACTTTCGTATTCCTGAACGTCGCCTTGCGGCCGGATTCCGCCACCCCCAACACCGCGTTCCAGCCGATAACAAACAAACTGGGTAATTCCAACGCCACGAACGCATGGTGGGCATTGCGCCGACGGGACGGACGCCGGTTCTCGCTCGACAAGGGCGCATGGGCAAGCTTTGACATGGGACGCAAGACCCCGATTATGAATGGGCCGGGCAACGACTTCACCGTGGTCGAAGATGATGCCGACCCTGAGGCGTGTACGGTTTACGTTTCGAACAGTTGGAACGGGCCGTGGACCAGAGTCGGTTTCGGCACCGGCACCCAGGGCTACGACCTCTCAAACGCGGGAATGCAGTCGGCCCGGTTTGTGCGAATTGTGGACGACAACATCGGTACCGGCGGGTTCGACATTGATGCAATCGAGGCGATTGTTGTCAATGCGCCGATGGTCGTCTACCAGGGCAATACCGTGATTGATTCACCACCAGGTGGAAACGCTGACGGCAAACTTGACCCGGGCGAACAGGCGGACATGATCGTCAGCCTCAAGAACGCAGGTCGGGTCGGGGTGAGCAATCTTTCCGGCAAACTGCGCACGCAAGACGCGTACATCACGGTAATTGATTCGACCGGGACATTCGGTACGCTTGCACCAGAGTCGGTGCGGTCAAACAACGCGGACCGATTCCGGGTCAACGCCTCGTCCAGCACGCCACGGGAACACATCGTGGATTTTACCGTGTACCTTTCTGGTACAGACTATGCCGACAGTGTGAAGTTCACGATAACGGTCGGTGCCCTGCGCAACGTTGATCCGATCCCAGACGGCCCACGGCAGCCGGCCCTTTACTGGGCCTACGATGACAAGGACACGCTCTACGACGAGCATCCGCAGTATTCATGGGTCGAGGTGAAGTCAGTTGGAACCAGACTGAACTTCTCAAACAACGACGCAGTTATCGTAGTAACTCTGCCCTCTGGATTCGGACCGTTCAAGTACTATGGTCAGCGTTATACTCAACTGTCAATTTCCGCGGACGGCTGGATTGCGCCGGGCAACTACACGACGACAAACTTCTCGAACACCGAGCTGCCGAGCACGTCCGCGCCGCCCGGAGCAATCTGCACCAACTGGGACGACCTCTACCCGGGCTACGGCAGCACCGGTTACGCCTACTACTATCACGATGCGGCGAATCACCGCTTCATCGTGGAGTTCGATTCCGCGGCATACTACGACCAAACCTCGCTGCGGGACAAGTTCGAAATCATCTTCTACGACACAACGCTGGCTTCGCCTTCGGGCAACAGCGAGTTCGTGATGCAGTATATGACCGCAAACGGCTATACGTCGAGCACAGTCGGCATTCAGGACCCGGGTCGAACCATCGGGATACAGTGTCTGTTCAACAGCAGCTATAACAACGGCTGTTGGCCACTCGGGCCGCAGCGCGCGATAAAGTACACAACCGACCCGCCGACCGGAATCACCGAAACCCGGCCGTCCACGCACTTCGCAGATTTCGAGGTTTACCCGAGCCTGTCAGCCAGGACGCTACACCTTCGCTATACCCTTACTAGCAGAACCAGGATCGAACTGGCGGTGTACGACCGTACTGGCCGCAGGGTCAGATCCCTTGTTTCGGGCCAGTGCGAACCAGGAACCCACGAGACAATGTGGAACTGGACCGACGACGATGGCCGCAAACTAGGTGCCGGCGTTTACTTCTGCCGGATTGAAACCGCGCAGGGTCATCTAGTCAGCAAAGCGATTGCTACCCGGTAGCTGGCACGAACGACATGAAGTGGAGTTAGCGGAGAAAAGAGCAAAGGAGGAGCGATGTTGAAGAAACTAACGGTTGCCGTGGTTGTGCTTGCAAGCCTGGGAATTGCCGGCTGGTTGCCAGTGACAAGCCAGCGTCCGGCTCAACCAACAGTTCGTATCATCACCCAGGGTAGCAGCGCCACAGTGATTGACATCACTGTACCGGGCTTGGAAACCGAAACTGAAACTGTTGGGAATGAAGAGTTCACCATACTTCGGCTTCCAGGCGAACCAGCACTGACCGCAGATATCGGCCAGCCACAACTGCCGCGCATCATCCGGAATCTTGCAATTCCGGACAACGCACAATTGCAGGTCGAGGTGCTCGAAGCTGAGTGCCGAACCATTACCGGAATCCTCGTGTATCCGGTACAGAAGCCTTTGACCGACATGGATGAATTTCAGTTCACCATTGACCGCAACTTCTACGCGAAAGACTTGACCTACCCGGACGTTCAAGCAAGCATCGAGCTACAGTCAACCTGGCGGGGGCTGCCATTTGCAACAGTTGAGTTGAACCCGGTCAGATACAACCCGGCGCGGCGCGAACTTACCGTCTGCTCCCACCTGCGGGTGCGCCTGAATCACCAGGGCGTGTTTGTCCGGCACGAGGTCGAACCATGGGAGGTCAGGCAGGCGGCAGGGTTCATTGATAATCCTGAACGGCTGAACCTGGACGTGCACTGGTTCGACAGTCCGGGTGTGCGGTATCTTGTCATCGCTCACTCGAACTACGTGGGCGGCTGGTTGGATAGCCTGGTGAACTGGCACCATCGCCGGGGCGTAGAAACCAGGGTGATTGCCAAGTCATCCTGGACTGATACCGAGGTCAAGGACTCGGTCCGCGCCGAGTATGAACGCAACAACCCCAAGACCCTGCGCTGGGTCCTGCTTGTCGGTGAGTACAACGAAGTTCCCGGCCATGCGTATCCGGGAGTAGGATATTCAGACGTGTGGTACACTGACCTTGAGCCGACCGGGGGCGACGACTACTTCGACCTTGGCATCGGCCGGTTCAGCCCCTCAAGTACAACCGACCTTGGCAATCAGATACAAAAGACGCTCCTTTTCCAGCGTAACCCGCCGCCTGGCAACTGGTTCTCCAAGGTGACACTAGCCGCACATTCTGAACAGTACCCGCAGAAGTACTCAGCCTGCACCCGAGGGATCTATCATTTCCCGTACGCGTACTACCGCTACACGTTCGACACAATTATGGGCGGCGCGGGCGGCACGAATGCGATGGTATCGGCTGACATCAACGAAGGCCGGGTCGTGGTGAACTACCGGGGCCACGGGTCTGAGACCGACTGGTCGAGCTGGTGCCCGTCCGGAAGCTGGACCGCGAACAACATCAACGCCCTTACCAATGCAGACATGACGCCAGTGGTCTTCAACTGCTGCTGCCTGAACCATGTACTTTCAACTGCAACCTGCCTCGGCGAAGCGTGGATGCGCAAGTTCCCGGGTGGCGCTGTAGCGTCTCTGGGCGCAACCGAGGCATCCTACACCATCCCGAATCACGCCTGGGACTCAACTCTGTTCCGGTCTCTGGGCGACACGTTCACAATCTCGATCCCCGGGGTACGCAACTATACCTGTCCGATCTGGGACCTGGGCTGGATGCTGAACAATGCGAACGCCTATATCCAGAAATACTACTCAGGCTCAGGTGGGACCGACAACGCCCGGATGTATCTGTGGCTTGGCGACCCGGCACTCGGTGTATGGACTGGCGAGCCACTGACTGCGGACGCGGTCTATCCGCCGACCGTGCCGCTGGGTAACTACGACCTTGTGGTCACGGTCACCCGGCAGGGCACGCCGGTACCGAATGCGCTTGTCTGTGCCTGGAAGTCGAGTGAGGTTTACGCCTACGGCTACACAAACTCGGCCGGAACGGTCACACTCGCAATCAACGCCACAAGCCCGGGCGACATCGCGCTGACCATCACCGGTCACACCATTCGGCCCCATCTCGGCACAATTCTGGCCCGGACCGCTGGTTCACCGTACGTGACCTATCTGCGGTCAGTCGTGAACGACTCGCCACCGCGTGGCAACGGCGACGGCTGTATCAACCCGGGCGAACAGATTATCCTACCGGTATGGGTCAAGAATCACGGTGACTCGATCGGCCGTTCGGTCATCGGTAAACTGAGGATAAGCGACGGATATGTAACCCTGACCGACTCGGTCAAGAACTTCGGGAATGTGCCTGCGCACGACTCAGCCTACACTGGGCCTGCCGGGTACGGGTTCACGGTTGCATCGGCCTGCACCAACGGCCACTACATCCACTTCACGCTCCAGTGCCGCGATGTCGTGGACTCGGTCTGGAACTCGCACATCTACCTTCGTGTCGGTGCACCGTATCTCGGCTACGCTGGCCAGCAAGTCAACGACACTATTGTCGGTGGCAACCGCAATGGCCGGCTTGACCCAAACGAAACTGCCGAGCTTGCGGTCAGCCTGCGCAACACCGGATTCGGCCACGCGAACAATGTGACCGCAATCCTGCGATCAGGCGATGCGCGTCTTATTGTACTGGACTCGCTTGGCACTTACGGTCAGATAATGGCCGAAAGCACACGCACTAACACCCAGGACTGGTTCCGCGTACAGACATTCTCGATGCCGCCCGAAATCCAGATTCCGTGCACGCTTCTAGTCCGCGCCCAGGGCGGGTATGCCACAGTCGTGCCATTCTACGTACCGGTCGGCGCAGTCCGGAACTGCGACCCGATACCGGACGGCCCGCGACAACCGGTCTTGTACTGGGCTTACGACGACCAGGACACACTCTATGACCAGCGTCCCGAGTACGCCTGGGTTGAAATCCGCACTCAGGGCACGCGGCTCAACTTCTCGCACAACGATGCGGTCATCGTCGTTGACCTGCCGCCTGCGTTCGGCCCGTTCAAGTACTACGGCCAGCGCTATACTCAGCTCTCAGTCTCAGCCGACGGCTGGATTGTCCCGGGCAGCTACACGACCACGAATTACACAAACTCCGGCCTGCCCGGCACTGCGGCACCACCCGGCGCAATCTGCGCGAACTGGGATGACCTCTATCCAGGCTATGGCAGCATGGGCTACGCCTACTACTATCACGATGCAGCCAATCACCGCTTCATCGTAGAGTTCGACTCAGCCGCCTATTACGACCAGACATCGGTGCGAGACAAATTCGAGTTCATATTCTACGATACAACGCTGGCATCGCCTACAGGCAACAGCCAGTTCTTGATGCAGTACATGACCGCGAACCGCTACACCTCGAACACAGTCGGTATCCAGGACCAGAGCCAGACAATCGGCATCCAGTGCCTCTACGACGGCAACTATCACCGGGGCTGCTGGCAGCTCGCACCCCGGCGGGCAATACTTTACTCGACCGACCCGCCAACCGGAGTGGCCGAACCTGCGGCCGGGCCTAGTCCGGAACAGCTCGCGGTCAGGCTTGTTTCCAATCCGTTTGTTTCCGGCATGGCCGTACTCTACAGCCTGCCAGGAATGGCCCAGGTCGAACTCGCAGTGTATGATGGTACCGGACGCAAGGTGAGAACTCTTGTGTCGGGAGAACAGAACCCTGGCCGGTACCGGGCGACTTGGGACGGCTGCGATGATTCCGGACAGCGGCTTGCGGCCGGCATCTACTGGCTGAGACTTATTGCCGGCGGCGACGGTACAACTGTAAAGGCAGTGAAACTCCGCTGACTCGGAAGTCGGATGGCGAAGCAACGCAAGTCCTGGGACCGCTACTTCATGGACATCTGCCGACTGGTCAGCGAACGCTCGACCTGTGTGCGTCGGCAGGTAGGTGCGATTCTGGTCCGCGACAAACGGATTCTCTGCACCGGCTACAACGGCGTACCCCACGGACTTGAGCACTGCACCGAAGCCGGATGTCTGCGGAAGAAGCTAGGAATCCCGGCCGGCGAGCGAATCGAAATCTGCCGAGGCATTCATGCCGAGCAGAACGCACTTGTCCAGGCGGCTTCGTTCGGCATGAATGTCTCCGGTGCCACGCTCTATTGCACCCACGAACCATGCGTGACCTGCACCAAAATGCTGGTCAATGCCGGTATCAGAGAGTTTGTGGTCGAAAAGAGCTATCCGGACGAATTGGGTCGTAGGATTCAGGCCCAGGCTGACGTAAAGGTAAGGGTTCTAACCAGGGCCGGGCCCACTTCAAGGTCAAGGCCCGGCTCAAGGAAGACCTGATGTTTCCGACAATTCTGAAGGTCGGCGGCATCCACATCTACTCATACGGCCTGATGCTGTTCCTGTCGTTTCTTCTCGGCATCTGGCTGGTCGAGCGCCGGGCCAGGAAATTCGGGGTCGACGCTCAGACCATTACCGACCTGGCACTCTGGATCCTCCTGGCCGTTGTCTTGGGCTCGCGTCTGTTCTACGTCGCATTTCACTGGGAGGAGTTTAGACACGACCTTATCGGCATCATCGCATTCTGGCGGGGCGGGCTGGCCGGCCTGATGTTCTACGGCGGATTCCTTGGCGCGATTATCGCCGGCCTGGTATTCGTCCGGGTCAAGAAACTGCCGCTTCTCAAGCTGATGGATGCGATTGCACCGGCAATTATGCTCGGTGAAGGGTTTACCAGAATCGGCTGCTTCTTGAACGGCTGCTGCTTCGGCAAGCCAACATCGTGTCCGCTCGGCATTGTATTCCCGACTGATTCACCGGCCGGCTATACCTTCCAGAACCAACACATCCATCCAACCCAGCTCTACTCGTCTGCGGCCGGGTTCGTACTGTTTGCGCTCGCGCTCTGGCTCGAACGTCGCAAGCTCAAAGACGGCGTACTGTTCGCGGTCATGCTCATCCTCTACTCGCTGTTCCGGTTCGGGATTGACTTTGTCCGGTACTACGAGAACGCGTCCAACTTCTGGGGCAACCAGGTTGTAGCCCTGGGCCTGACCGCAGTCGGACTAGTGCTTCTACTTGTCCTCATCCGCAGAAAACAACCGGCCAGGAAATCGTAGCGTCCCGCGGTCGAACCCGCTGTGCCCTGAAATCGGGAAGTGGCAATGACAGGGCAGATGAATACCCCAGATTCGAAATCGGATGGTATCTCATCCGGGCTTTCCCCTTATCACTTCGCACTTGCCCTGTCCCTCATCCTTGCGCCTTCCGGTCGCTGACGTGAACCTACTCAATCTGTGGAGAGCTGGCCGCTTCCTGGTTCGCGCACTTGGGGATTTCCTGTTTCCCCGAGTGTGTTTCGGGTGCAACGAGGAAATTGAACACGGACTTCTGTGCGAACCTTGCCGGCTTCTTCTCCTGACCAGCGAACTGGACGTCTGCCCGGACTGCGGCCGGCCCTGTGCGGATGCGGTCAACCGGTGCGGCCGGTGCCGGCTTCCCTTCTCCCTAAGTCGGGTACGGGCACTTGGCCTCTACGGCATGGCGCCGTTCCGCGGTCTGATTCACGCACTCAAGTATTCTGAAAAGACGATACTGGCACGGCCGCTCGGCCAGGCGCTGGCCGCTTTGGCGCATCAGGACACTGAACTGGCGAGTGCCGACGCCATCTGCCCGATTCCGCTGCACCCGGCGAGACTTAGAGAGCGCGGATACAACCAGTCTTTACTGCTGGCGCGGGAAGTAGCTGCTGACACCGGCCTGCCTGTGATTGAACCACTACGACGCGTTCGCAACACCAAGAGCCAGACTAAACTTGTAGACGACAAAGCGAGGCTTGAGAACGTAACCGGTGCATTCGCGGTCAGACCAGCAACAGGACTTGAGGCAAAAAGAATAATCATCGTGGACGACGTGATGACGACCGGTGCGACCCTTCACGCGGCCGCGACCCAACTGCTCGCGGCCGGAGCTTACGAGGTCATGGGCCTTGTTGTGGCGGCGGCATGGGCCAGGCCAGAGCCTGCTGCAGGGAATCGGCCAGGCCGCGAAATGCGGCGAGATAGACATGCTTCACCGGTTCGTGCCGGGGCGGGTTCAGTTTGAGTGGGTTCGTTGGCGCACCAAACTTTCTGACCTCATAGTGCAGGTGCGGCCCGGTTGAAAGACCGGTCGAGCCCACGTACCCGATAACCTGTCCCTGAACAACCCGCTCGCCAGCCTTGACGCCCCTACCAAACCCGGACAAATGACCGTAACGCGTCTCAAAGCCGTTCGGGTGAGACACTACAACCAATCTGCCATACCCTCCGCTCCAGCCGGCCGAACTTACCCGGCCGTCGGCAACACACGACACCGGCGTGCCGGTCGGAGCGGCATAGTCCACGCCGTTATGCGGACACCGGATGTGGCGAATCGGATGGTAACGATTGCCAAAGAACGAACTGATGCGCGAAAACTGAAGTGGTGACTTCAGAAATGTCTTGCGCAGGCACAACCCTTCCGGGTTATAGTAGTCAGTGCGGCCATCCGGATCGGTGAACCTGAATCCCCGGAAATCGCCCACCTGTCCCTTATACCGTGCGGCCACGATCGGGCCGTATCCCACAAACGTCGAGTCGGCCATCCGGCGTTCAACAAAAATCGTGAAAGAATCTCCCTCCTGCACCTCGGAAAAGAAATCAATCTCCCAGCCAAAGATATCGGTATAGTTGGCAATCAGGGCCGGCTTCTCCCCCAGCTCGACCAACGACTCATATAGGCTCGACTTGATTACGCCCCGCACCGTATCCCGGACCGAACGCACGTAGCGCAAGAGCATAGAAGTCCTTATGCCGGTCGGATCAAGGTCAAGCCGATACACCCGCTCGTAGCTCTGCTGATACTCCAGCCGAAACAGAGTGTCGCCGCGATAAAAAACCCTGAGGGAATCACCCGGCCGCATCCTTCGGAAATTGAACCCAGCGACCTGCAGCGCTTTGATAACAGCGTCACTGGTCGAATCCGGCACTCCTGCTCGTCGCAACACCGTCGGCATGAACTCGCCCGAAACAACAACAAAACTCTGACTGGTTGCCGGCGTTTCGGCGACAGCTGGAACCGGTGCTGGTCGTGTCGCCGGCTTGGGCAGCACGAGTAAAACAACCGCGGCCACTGCCGCCGCAGCAACAAATAGTCCCAGACCGATGTAGAACCAGACCCGGAGCGACGAGCCGCGATGTCCAGGCCGACCTGGCTGCCAACCATGAAACGGTGGCAATGGACCTTGACCGGAGCTATTGGCACCTGGCTGGTCCGACATACGATGCAAATGATACGGATAACCTTGGACTGTGCAACTGCTTGCTTCGTGTTTCTGCCCGGGGTATTTCGGGGCATATCCCTACTTCCAAGTCGCATGATATACCAGACAGTGCACAAATTCGCAAGACCGCGCGTGCAAGTGAAGCTTTCTCATCCAGGCATTAGCTAGACCGGCCGGCTGGCAGGCTAACTGGCAAGTTGCTTGACCGGCTATCTGCCATCCTACGCGCTTGTTTGTTTGCACCGCAAGTCACTGACGTGATGAGCTCGTACCGACACCCAGGGACATGGGGTTGGCTTGTCGGAATCAGAAGTGTGGTTGATTGCAGGACAGAAGGCTTGTCCTGTGACTTGGACCGCGGCCTGGATGGCAATGGACCAGGCGACCTCAATGATGATGAGGACAGCAGCAGAGCAGGCGACTTGAGCCGCATCCAGATAGACAGCAGAGCAAACTTCTTGGTACACAACCGGGCAGGCCACAAAGGTGGCAGCCTCGGCGACAATTAGGGAGACTGCCGGTAAGACGACCTGGTAAACAGTGACCCGAACAGTGTGGCCGGCAACGAGGGAAACCGCACTGGAGACCACAAGCCAGACAGCCAGCCGGACTACAGACC is a window of candidate division WOR-3 bacterium DNA encoding:
- a CDS encoding PKD domain-containing protein; its protein translation is MKNVLAATAMVLATVGCSNRPPSAPIVYGPTMLRPNTEAWFSCVSVDAEDDDVSYQFSWGDGTCGEWSEWTPPGLEYSETHSYTDTGIFNVTCRARDEKHETGWTDSLTVRVYDYAPFVPHRPSGPDTVLVGDTVLFLGCGDHPLGERIALQFDWGDTLGEWSGLEAPRTWVKMSHVYWQGGVFAVRARARDSLEHITDWSKPETVLVVDSFGPTALPAATGK
- a CDS encoding M14 family zinc carboxypeptidase; protein product: MGRAIIVGLTVLVTATFAAGVPEEKEMTVKVFVAPEQIAPIADKVLEFYDVTPEFFTGGVLESSYQELVRQGYRIEVLVPDVRARAKELDAFFHTYEQIRDTWAIIAQAHPNICLLDTIGTSAGGKLMLAMKVSDNPGVMEMEPRICFDFTIHGNENNGTEIAHWVLLQLVNGYGSDPDITRWVNNREIWLLPIVNPDGLISRSRTNSHGVDLNRNYGYSWNGGGPSVFSEPEIQSLYFLGRDNPMAMWSQYHSGTKMAMWPWGYTQLATMDSVVHQYEMVRYSQITGYPYCQISRGLYPVNGGSTDWYYGATGAQGYGIEVCNGQPSQPSEIDTINRANWSAMKEMIQRVMWGISGRVTDSLTGQPVDALVSVNPPDWFTYTDSIGYFHKNLHAGTYSVTVSANGYVTKTFTGVTVPPDTFVFLNVALRPDSATPNTAFQPITNKLGNSNATNAWWALRRRDGRRFSLDKGAWASFDMGRKTPIMNGPGNDFTVVEDDADPEACTVYVSNSWNGPWTRVGFGTGTQGYDLSNAGMQSARFVRIVDDNIGTGGFDIDAIEAIVVNAPMVVYQGNTVIDSPPGGNADGKLDPGEQADMIVSLKNAGRVGVSNLSGKLRTQDAYITVIDSTGTFGTLAPESVRSNNADRFRVNASSSTPREHIVDFTVYLSGTDYADSVKFTITVGALRNVDPIPDGPRQPALYWAYDDKDTLYDEHPQYSWVEVKSVGTRLNFSNNDAVIVVTLPSGFGPFKYYGQRYTQLSISADGWIAPGNYTTTNFSNTELPSTSAPPGAICTNWDDLYPGYGSTGYAYYYHDAANHRFIVEFDSAAYYDQTSLRDKFEIIFYDTTLASPSGNSEFVMQYMTANGYTSSTVGIQDPGRTIGIQCLFNSSYNNGCWPLGPQRAIKYTTDPPTGITETRPSTHFADFEVYPSLSARTLHLRYTLTSRTRIELAVYDRTGRRVRSLVSGQCEPGTHETMWNWTDDDGRKLGAGVYFCRIETAQGHLVSKAIATR
- a CDS encoding C25 family cysteine peptidase, with protein sequence MLKKLTVAVVVLASLGIAGWLPVTSQRPAQPTVRIITQGSSATVIDITVPGLETETETVGNEEFTILRLPGEPALTADIGQPQLPRIIRNLAIPDNAQLQVEVLEAECRTITGILVYPVQKPLTDMDEFQFTIDRNFYAKDLTYPDVQASIELQSTWRGLPFATVELNPVRYNPARRELTVCSHLRVRLNHQGVFVRHEVEPWEVRQAAGFIDNPERLNLDVHWFDSPGVRYLVIAHSNYVGGWLDSLVNWHHRRGVETRVIAKSSWTDTEVKDSVRAEYERNNPKTLRWVLLVGEYNEVPGHAYPGVGYSDVWYTDLEPTGGDDYFDLGIGRFSPSSTTDLGNQIQKTLLFQRNPPPGNWFSKVTLAAHSEQYPQKYSACTRGIYHFPYAYYRYTFDTIMGGAGGTNAMVSADINEGRVVVNYRGHGSETDWSSWCPSGSWTANNINALTNADMTPVVFNCCCLNHVLSTATCLGEAWMRKFPGGAVASLGATEASYTIPNHAWDSTLFRSLGDTFTISIPGVRNYTCPIWDLGWMLNNANAYIQKYYSGSGGTDNARMYLWLGDPALGVWTGEPLTADAVYPPTVPLGNYDLVVTVTRQGTPVPNALVCAWKSSEVYAYGYTNSAGTVTLAINATSPGDIALTITGHTIRPHLGTILARTAGSPYVTYLRSVVNDSPPRGNGDGCINPGEQIILPVWVKNHGDSIGRSVIGKLRISDGYVTLTDSVKNFGNVPAHDSAYTGPAGYGFTVASACTNGHYIHFTLQCRDVVDSVWNSHIYLRVGAPYLGYAGQQVNDTIVGGNRNGRLDPNETAELAVSLRNTGFGHANNVTAILRSGDARLIVLDSLGTYGQIMAESTRTNTQDWFRVQTFSMPPEIQIPCTLLVRAQGGYATVVPFYVPVGAVRNCDPIPDGPRQPVLYWAYDDQDTLYDQRPEYAWVEIRTQGTRLNFSHNDAVIVVDLPPAFGPFKYYGQRYTQLSVSADGWIVPGSYTTTNYTNSGLPGTAAPPGAICANWDDLYPGYGSMGYAYYYHDAANHRFIVEFDSAAYYDQTSVRDKFEFIFYDTTLASPTGNSQFLMQYMTANRYTSNTVGIQDQSQTIGIQCLYDGNYHRGCWQLAPRRAILYSTDPPTGVAEPAAGPSPEQLAVRLVSNPFVSGMAVLYSLPGMAQVELAVYDGTGRKVRTLVSGEQNPGRYRATWDGCDDSGQRLAAGIYWLRLIAGGDGTTVKAVKLR
- a CDS encoding cytidine/deoxycytidylate deaminase family protein, which codes for MAKQRKSWDRYFMDICRLVSERSTCVRRQVGAILVRDKRILCTGYNGVPHGLEHCTEAGCLRKKLGIPAGERIEICRGIHAEQNALVQAASFGMNVSGATLYCTHEPCVTCTKMLVNAGIREFVVEKSYPDELGRRIQAQADVKVRVLTRAGPTSRSRPGSRKT
- the lgt gene encoding prolipoprotein diacylglyceryl transferase gives rise to the protein MFPTILKVGGIHIYSYGLMLFLSFLLGIWLVERRARKFGVDAQTITDLALWILLAVVLGSRLFYVAFHWEEFRHDLIGIIAFWRGGLAGLMFYGGFLGAIIAGLVFVRVKKLPLLKLMDAIAPAIMLGEGFTRIGCFLNGCCFGKPTSCPLGIVFPTDSPAGYTFQNQHIHPTQLYSSAAGFVLFALALWLERRKLKDGVLFAVMLILYSLFRFGIDFVRYYENASNFWGNQVVALGLTAVGLVLLLVLIRRKQPARKS
- a CDS encoding peptidoglycan DD-metalloendopeptidase family protein, with protein sequence MSDQPGANSSGQGPLPPFHGWQPGRPGHRGSSLRVWFYIGLGLFVAAAAVAAVVLLVLPKPATRPAPVPAVAETPATSQSFVVVSGEFMPTVLRRAGVPDSTSDAVIKALQVAGFNFRRMRPGDSLRVFYRGDTLFRLEYQQSYERVYRLDLDPTGIRTSMLLRYVRSVRDTVRGVIKSSLYESLVELGEKPALIANYTDIFGWEIDFFSEVQEGDSFTIFVERRMADSTFVGYGPIVAARYKGQVGDFRGFRFTDPDGRTDYYNPEGLCLRKTFLKSPLQFSRISSFFGNRYHPIRHIRCPHNGVDYAAPTGTPVSCVADGRVSSAGWSGGYGRLVVVSHPNGFETRYGHLSGFGRGVKAGERVVQGQVIGYVGSTGLSTGPHLHYEVRKFGAPTNPLKLNPPRHEPVKHVYLAAFRGLADSLQQALAWPMPPPQQGP